The following nucleotide sequence is from Zingiber officinale cultivar Zhangliang chromosome 10A, Zo_v1.1, whole genome shotgun sequence.
ctttttgttatgttgcattgcaagaagaaaatttaaaattttttaactattaAATAATCTATAATAAATTCTCaacttaaagataaaattttaatatttaaaatttttgacattaaatttttgaaaactttgatttttttttaaaaaaactaacaactaaattttaaatgttcaaacaaatttataataatttttgaaatcaaaatcaattttaaaaataaatattctatacaaaatattttattttattaaaataaatactaTTTTCTCATAAAAATATTAATCTAGATAATTATCTttgtaattttcaaaatttttaaattatttttaaaaatctaaattttaatttttagaaatatttgaatatttaaaaaaacattgAATTTTTTCCCAATTTAGTCACCGGTTCGATCAtcctttgaaaaaattttaatttttttttcgatatatacCCTTATTTTTATTGATGCGAAAGGAGAAGAAATTATGAATTAAATTTAGGAAATAATGTTCAGGGGAAATAtagattattttttctttaaatttttcttataattatcAAAGTATTGTATTAACTTGCAATATCtacttattttattatattttttatcctaatttaattTAGATTGATAACACATCAAAAATGGAAAAAATTATAAGTACtcaattttaatgtgatcaaccgaaTTAAGTTAAACTCTACATTTTTGATAttttgtgtttaagtgtgtagagacttaagaacacaagaagtcgaacgaaagacacaactagcgagataGATGACACGAAAAATGAGACAACATACTCAATACATCCAAAGAACAAGATGCTACAGAAAGATACACCGACGAATGAAAAGAATGGATACGACACTTTCGAATGACGAAAAACCAAAACAGAAGACTGCTCGAAGAGAATATCGGAATTGGATTCTAATGAGCTCGACGGCCGACTCCGAACGCCCAGACCAAGTCCAGGCGAACCGATCCAAGCGCCCGAGtgaggataaattttatcctaaaGTCGTTGAAGAGCCATTACGAAACAAATAAAATACATCACTAGGGATGCCCGAACCTATTCCAAGCGTCTGGAGCTACCATATCAACTAACGAATAAATTCGACCAGTAACCTATAAATAGAACTATGGTCCTAGGAGTTTAAAACATCACTTCATTTTTCATATTTACAATTCATGCTTTCAAACGTTGTATAAAATTTCTCCGCCCTACTTTACTCAAAGGAGACTTTACTAGTGCTtacatcgccttggattaacaatattTTAAGTTACAAACCAAATAAATTTCGATAGTCTCATATTTATTTATAcacattttctttttatttattaaatatttatctaattcaagtaaaaaaaaaaaaaaaaaggatataatCATAATTTCACTCTGGTCAGTCGCACCAAGACCAACATTAAattgataattaaaataaatttaatttaaaaattatatatcatgttataattttaatctattttattAAGCATAATGGTGCATCATCATATTGCAATTCTAGTAAACTATGGAGAGAAATCACTAAGTTCCAAAGGTGTTCAATTTTTGTTAAACATACAGAAGACTAATTTGGTAGAGGATATCCTTTGGATTAAAGTTGGATACACAACTGAGTTTGTACCAAATGGTAAACTTGAATAATGGACAAAAGTTCAAGTCACAACACCAAATAATCCTGATTTAGAGACCACTGGATACATAATTTATGTCCCTTCATTTCATCGCAGAACCAACAATATAACATTTTTGCATCGATACaataatgaaatatatatataatttctcaTTGTAAATTATAATAGATGGTTTCTAAGATCTTAAAATCAATACTGAAAGTATCACAAATAGATACacgttttttacaatttttagactttgcttaaaaaataaaaatacaagaaaGGTTTAGGCAAATCAGAGATATATTATCAAGCAATCTAGGAGGAACACAAGACGTACGATACTATCGATATATACCTTCGAATATCCTAAGCTAGACACCTATAAATAGTTTAAATACACAAGGATATACCGAATTTTCGTCTTATTATAGAAGCAATATACACCTAAAGTATGAATCTACTTGTACTAAGACTGACCTGTGCATTGTAGAAGGCATGACAGAAGCCACCTTGAGGCCTTTGTTGGAGTTCTCCAGCATTAGGGTTGCAAATGCAAGTGGTTTCTCTTGTTTTAGGATTCAAGGGCATCTGGAAGAACAGATTTTATAAACTAAATAAAGATTAAGTAGAAGAACTACGAAAAGAATTATAATCAAGGGGTGGGGTGACACCTTCACCGTATGTTTGTTCGATTCGGGTCACGATATGTTTCCCGAAAGTGTACTTCTTCAAAGCCGGCAGATGAACTTTGATGCGGTCAAGCAGGATTTCCCGTTGCTTATCGGTGCATGTTTCGAGAATCTTCTGAACCACATAGTTTGCGAATTGATCCTTCATCATCACCTGAAAAAGGGAAACGAACAAGAACAAAGATAAATCTGTAATGAGATCTGAGCACTCCAGATAGTCTTCCTCTTCTAGagttttttcctctcctcttccccGATTCCTTCCCCTCGGTGCGCATCATCACACCGAACATGATACCGTTCCAACCTGGAACTGAAAATCCAGCTCTGAACTATATTTCAAACTTTGCCTATGAGGTCTACTAGATCCAAGCATTAGCAAATATAATGAAATATAGGATTCTAACCCCAAAAATGTAGATAAGAAAACAACTATCGAAAGATGCACAAGCTGTTAAATATCCTTGTTTGTTAGAAGAATTGGCAATGAGCAACTAAACTATGAACAGAATCTGGATACTAAAACACACATATTCAATAATTTGCCAAGGATTTGAgcataccaataaattgtcatttCCTTCGGTTTGTCCAACCATTTCCTTGATCAAGAGATCCCTCTCTTCGGTACTACCATATGCCAAACACTTTTCTATAACATTTGAAGCAAACTTGTTCTGACTCATCTGCACGATTTGCCCAAATAATTTGCTGATGATCTCGCTTCTTTCGTGTGCTTTTCCCCTCTCCAAAACATGCTGAAAATGGCATAACTATATGAGAATTGAAATGTGTCGGTACACAATAAGTCGAAAAGGAACAAACTGGTATAGATAATCTACAAATTATTCATGGAAAAATTACCTTATCATAAGATGTAGAACTCAAACACAAATTACAACATATACAGTAAAGATTGGCAGGGCTTATAACTATGGTGCACTATCGAGACAGCCTGCACAGACCATACATAGTATACTGACAAATGAGCGAACCGGGAGATATCAGGGTGCAACGTCCTATATTATGCTATAAACTGTCTAAGCAGGTTGGTTTACACAGCATGAATGTGAAATAAAGGGCTCAATAATATATAATCGTCTAGTTTAAGCCTTTATAACACTCATAATTGCACATTGCATTTCACAAAGCATGATGGGAAAATGACCAACCCAAGAAGGAAAGGTTCTCGTGTCTGCATGCTTGTCAAATGAAGAAAGCAGACCGTCTGCTTTTAACTTCAAGGACAACCCAATTAATTTGCTCTATAACAGATAATAACTTGAAGGCGCAACATAATGAAAAAATGATTACACTTGAACTAGACTTGCCCGTGTTATGCTGCAGATAATGCCAAAGTATCGCACCAGATGGCATTACATGTGGATCAACAAATTAAGCATGTCCAAAATTTTCATAATTCCAATCAATGATGAACACGTGAAATACAAGATCAACAGTGGAAATGTTAAAGCACTCACCTGGGTGACGTAATTGCCATACTGATCTTGTACAAGCAGGCAAGCTGACTGCAAAATCTCATCCACAATGAATTGGCTTTGAGATTCATCGCTACAGTGCTCCAGGACTCTCTACAAAGAGGAAGATAATGTCTCAGAGTAACTGCATCTCAAAATCAGAGTTCTATCTGGAGAATAAACACTCTCTTGACCTGAATCACACGGCAACCATAAGGATGTGTAGAGAGTGTTGCAACTTGACCATGAAACGCAGATATTATGAAGCCAATTTTTTCTGCTGGTATACACTCAATGCACTTTTGAATTACATGATTTCCATTCTGATCGCGAACACATCTCATCACATTTCCATCAAGTTCTTGCACAAGCTGCGTTTTCTGATCAAGATGGATGACCTCAAGAGCCTGCAACAAGAAAATTTCAATGAGATTTGACAGGAATCGGATAAAAGGCTTAAGAAATCTCTCAGCACAACTGAAAATGTTACTTCTGCCTTTTTTctccttaaaaaaattaaaaacttgcaAACTCTAGTATGACCTCAAACATAggatctaaagaaaagaagaatccAACTTCCTGCAAAAAAGTAGTTCATTTATTTTTAACATAATCACTCTCTAGCTAAAAAAAAATACGTGGCTTTGTGAACATTTACCTTTGAACAAGACAGACGACAGCAAATGGCAATTCCAAGCTATTTGGTGCCAGCTACATATCCCATCATTGTCCAATTTTTTATCTCTACCCTCACACTTCTAGCTTTAACTGATGAAATTTGTGCGATAGAACCCAACTTGCAAGGATCTAACAATCCATTatgattcgaattagactcaacTGCTCATGACTAAATACCACTGAGTAATCATACTTTTTCATTTCCAGATGTTTCCAACAACCCGCCAATCTAATCTACTAAACATGGCAGGTTATacaacttatattttttttatcttacacAAAGGAAATAcgatgatcacataacaatctagaAGTCCCTCCTCATCTTGACCACATGGCAGGTcatacaactttttttttttcttacgcAAAGGAAATGccatgatcacataacaatctagaAGTCCCTCCTCATCTTGACCACATGGCAGGTCATacaacttatatttttttttcttacgcAAAGGAAATAccatgatcacataacaatctagaAGTCCCTCCTCATCTTGATCACATGATGTTCACACAAATTTAACTTAGACCCATGATAATCAATATCATAAACTTGAATGGATTGTTTGGCCACAAAATGAGCATTTAGTTGTCCGACATTATTACAGTAAACACTCACTTAAGCCATGGATTTGTTAGGGGGAAAGCAACCAAATTCGAAGTATCATTCGAATGCAACGAGGTCATCTCATTTATCATAGCATGTCTCCTTTTCAATCAGAAAGTGCATCTGAAACAGCCTTATCTACTGcaaaggcgaaatcgctcgcccccagcgcccccactGCACCCAACCCAAGGCCATcacaagggaggtaaatcacggtagcCGAGAGAGCAAGTGGTGGGTGGGGTGAGGTACACAGGGTCTGGAGATTTACGCCCCGACATCCTGTGATTCGACCCCGCATTCTCAGTAACCACCACTTACCATCTGAAACAGCCTTATGAAtggggaaaagagagagaaagagagagaataaTGAGGTGACAAATTATAAGAATATAACCATAGAAAGTGGATGTGAAGTAGCACATTTACAGGTGCCTTTTTAGGTACCTTTTTGGAGGGCAATGGTAAGGTCCAACTGAGACTAGATCCAAGACAATagacaatgttaaaaaaaaagCAGCAAGTCTAGAGGACTGACTTTGTAGGTTTAGATCTTGATCTTCTGCAATAATTATGGAGTGGAAGAGGCTTTGGATTTCAGTAGAAACATCTGCCCTCCTTAAATTCAGTATGACAAACATAGTTCACAAATCTCAAAGCTACTGATGTAAAATTTCATGAACACCACAGAACTTCAACAAGGCGCCAGACTATGTGCATTACAGTTCTGAAAGAAGTGAAGTGCATAACATGAAGCAAAAGTGATAAGGATAGCTAAAAGAAAGAGAACCTTTTGAATAACACGACAACCATACATCTGAAGACTCAAAGCTAAGACATTGCCAACAAGTTTATTAGCTAGCTCTTTCCTCTGCTCAGGGCTCCCACGTTCAAAAAACTGCAAGAGCAGAACAGTGAATAGGAGCATTGTGTCTTGAGAATACTCATACATGAAGAATTTGTGAAGCGGGAATCAGATAAGTAATCAGAGAAGTTTGGGAAATGTACCTTCTGAATAACATAATTCCCAAATACATCAGTCATTAATGAAGAGGAATGTGGAAGTACTTCACTGAAAACTGAAGCCTTCTCGTCGACACTACAAGTCTCTAACTTTTGCTGGATAAATCGACTCCCATGTTGGTCAGCGCTGAGGCCAAAGGAAATACATAAAATAAAACAATACACCACATAATAAGCTCCAACAACAATCGAACAAAGAAAATAGTACTTGCCTAAATTCCACCACACGTCCAACAATGTCAGACAATTCATATCTATGAGCTTTGTTAGACTTGAGCTCTTCAAGCAAAGAGTACGTCTTTGAATCATCAAACTTCTCGCGCCCTCTTTGGCTTTGGCGCCCTGATAAAGAACCAGGATGTCTCTCAGAGTTGAATGTAAACTTAACGTTCTCATTTTCCCTTCCTGAAAAACTTGTTCCAGCCACTGGTGGTCTTTGAAAAACAGGACTGCCCATTGGTGAATTTGAAAATTGCATCATTACCCCAATATTCGTAGGGCTCCTATAGTAAGTAGGGCTGACACTGCCCCCTCTTGTGACATTAAGAGTATTGACACCACTAACTCTCGTGACTTGAGGTAGTTGATCAGCTAGATATGAAGAAGAACCCTGAGCTTGTTGTGGATCATAGAGGCCTGGTAAGCTCCCTACAGCATTTCCCCTGGATATCATTGACTCATATTGATCTGCAGTTGCAGTGCTATAAGCATTGATTGAATGATGTTGATAAAAAGGCATATACGAAGGATCAGTTAAGGGAGAATGCATAGCTAAACCCAACTGACCATACATCTTATATAACTGCTGGATGTCAA
It contains:
- the LOC122026242 gene encoding pumilio homolog 5-like isoform X1, which encodes MATENPLRFIGNDGAGNWALGKDPSEFSSSGNLVSEDLGSLLEGQKYHGNKGINGLSRSGSAPPSIEGSCAAFDILKGQIAELDGGLENLNDEAQNCKSEEELRAHPSYLAYYCANVNLKPRLPQPLISRENRHMMQQIGGIGQSRRLPSFDDNSKTSFFVSRPTLCTHDEEPEDDRAPRIEPRNWVDKKADIRPFILSDSEGQHNNPVDLVKEDFPHISYPDHSHPSRQLLLEQESNHDSFLNDVHDSSVSMTMLEPRKNSVGLHSSSLHTSSHSVGSILRGDLGGMPILSATLTERTVNQMETSKAVSNFENSVSPSPVIGLGLGNIKDEMRKLRLSSDGHSTSQSRRHPQPGNLHSQGSFARAQVGQSQMISQGIQHSQSPHGHPKLSVAEVQPLSPSSSISPLYITAAAYGTPYYHSLQSSSLLPSQFSTSECTLNPSLVPPFDPSLVPPFVTAYSYHQNAIPVPFENAVGSNFSTRVPVVSSGGNGFFGVDIQQLYKMYGQLGLAMHSPLTDPSYMPFYQHHSINAYSTATADQYESMISRGNAVGSLPGLYDPQQAQGSSSYLADQLPQVTRVSGVNTLNVTRGGSVSPTYYRSPTNIGVMMQFSNSPMGSPVFQRPPVAGTSFSGRENENVKFTFNSERHPGSLSGRQSQRGREKFDDSKTYSLLEELKSNKAHRYELSDIVGRVVEFSADQHGSRFIQQKLETCSVDEKASVFSEVLPHSSSLMTDVFGNYVIQKFFERGSPEQRKELANKLVGNVLALSLQMYGCRVIQKALEVIHLDQKTQLVQELDGNVMRCVRDQNGNHVIQKCIECIPAEKIGFIISAFHGQVATLSTHPYGCRVIQRVLEHCSDESQSQFIVDEILQSACLLVQDQYGNYVTQLCHFQHVLERGKAHERSEIISKLFGQIVQMSQNKFASNVIEKCLAYGSTEERDLLIKEMVGQTEGNDNLLVMMKDQFANYVVQKILETCTDKQREILLDRIKVHLPALKKYTFGKHIVTRIEQTYGEDALES
- the LOC122026242 gene encoding pumilio homolog 5-like isoform X2 — translated: MATENPLRFIGNDGAGNWALGKDPSEFSSSGNLVSEDLGSLLEGQKYHGNKGINGLSRSGSAPPSIEGSCAAFDILKGQIAELDGGLENLNDEAQNCKSEEELRAHPSYLAYYCANVNLKPRLPQPLISRENRHMMQQIGGIGQSRRLPSFDDNSKTSFFVSRPTLCTHDEEPEDDRAPRIEPRNWVDKKADIRPFILSDSEGQHNNPVDLVKEDFPHISYPDHSHPSRQLLLEQESNHDSFLNDVHDSSVSMTMLEPRKNSVGLHSSSLHTSSHSVGSILRGDLGGMPILSATLTERTVNQMETSKAVSNFENSVSPSPVIGLGLGNIKDEMRKLRLSSDGHSTSQSRRHPQPGNLHSQGSFARAQVGQSQMISQGIQHSQSPHGHPKLSVAEVQPLSPSSSISPLYITAAAYGTPYYHSLQSSSLLPSQFSTSECTLNPSLVPPFDPSLVPPFVTAYSYHQNAIPVPFENAVGSNFSTRVPVVSSGGNGFFGVDIQQLYKMYGQLGLAMHSPLTDPSYMPFYQHHSINAYSTATADQYESMISRGNAVGSLPGLYDPQQAQGSSSYLADQLPQVTRVSGVNTLNVTRGGSVSPTYYRSPTNIGVMMQFSNSPMGSPVFQRPPVAGTSFSGRENENVKFTFNSERHPGSLSGRQSQRGREKFDDSKTYSLLEELKSNKAHRYELSDIVGRVVEFSADQHGSRFIQQKLETCSVDEKASVFSEVLPHSSSLMTDVFGNYVIQKFFERGSPEQRKELANKLVGNVLALSLQMYGCRVIQKALEVIHLDQKTQLVQELDGNVMRCVRDQNGNHVIQKCIECIPAEKIGFIISAFHGQVATLSTHPYGCRVIQRVLEHCSDESQSQFIVDEILQSACLLVQDQYGNYVTQHVLERGKAHERSEIISKLFGQIVQMSQNKFASNVIEKCLAYGSTEERDLLIKEMVGQTEGNDNLLVMMKDQFANYVVQKILETCTDKQREILLDRIKVHLPALKKYTFGKHIVTRIEQTYGEDALES